From the genome of Streptomyces sp. NBC_00659, one region includes:
- a CDS encoding beta-ketoacyl synthase N-terminal-like domain-containing protein, which translates to MDEREILTRFKAGTLGREEAGRLLTGQTPTGQTPNGQAPTGQAPNGPVPPPQAASHTVPPQAEGHPAADGGYAVVGLAGRYPKAPDLHAFWENLREGRDTSCGTPPGRPGGSVLGPGQRGHLLDKVAEFDPEFFGLTPREGALMDPQERLFLESAWEALEDAGCTGAGLDALTGPGGAPRAVGVFAGVGSADYALLAAESWARGQREMPAGGHGGLPGRLAALLGLSGPGQVLDTGACSALTAVHLAVGSLERGECAAAVAGGVELLLHASRAGDGAGEGVGAVVLKRLDRALADGNRVYAVIRATSSGFRPGSPAPAALDAAKNRRRDDDTPVAGDAVARQTRDTIARRVGQAGAALGIAGITAAVLQVGQGVLAPVRDGQQAVPWKRERDERGRELPRSATVEVDGGGGLVARAVVEEFLPVRGVPGADGAGGPELVLLSAPTPAHLAATAARLADWLAKSEQGENGAELADVARSLRAGRAAMPCRIALLAKDVPHLVAGLRRFARTRTGDGELSDAGLRDGGGELSDAGLRDGGGELSHADLRDGGADPLRLGQAPETRDYLAALWRSGRLEQLMGLWLSGIDVGRAAVQDLPRAAGASPPPSAFLRRTLWLEPPRERTG; encoded by the coding sequence ATGGACGAACGCGAGATACTCACACGGTTCAAGGCGGGGACGCTGGGCCGCGAGGAGGCCGGGCGGCTGCTGACCGGGCAGACACCGACCGGGCAGACACCGAACGGGCAGGCACCGACCGGGCAGGCGCCGAACGGGCCGGTGCCCCCGCCGCAGGCGGCCTCGCACACCGTGCCGCCGCAGGCCGAGGGCCACCCCGCTGCTGACGGCGGGTACGCCGTCGTCGGTCTTGCCGGGCGCTATCCCAAGGCGCCCGACCTGCACGCCTTCTGGGAGAACCTGCGCGAGGGCCGTGACACGTCCTGCGGCACGCCCCCCGGGCGTCCCGGCGGATCCGTCCTTGGACCGGGACAGCGCGGGCACCTCCTGGACAAGGTCGCGGAGTTCGACCCCGAATTCTTCGGACTCACGCCCCGTGAAGGTGCCCTGATGGACCCTCAGGAGCGCCTCTTCCTGGAGAGCGCCTGGGAGGCGCTGGAGGACGCGGGCTGCACCGGGGCCGGGCTGGACGCTCTCACCGGCCCCGGCGGCGCGCCGCGCGCGGTCGGGGTCTTCGCCGGCGTGGGCTCCGCGGACTATGCGCTGCTGGCCGCCGAGTCATGGGCCCGCGGACAGCGCGAGATGCCCGCCGGCGGCCATGGGGGCCTGCCCGGCAGGCTGGCCGCGCTGCTCGGGCTGAGCGGGCCCGGACAGGTGCTCGACACCGGCGCCTGCTCGGCCCTGACCGCCGTCCATCTGGCCGTCGGGTCGCTTGAGCGCGGCGAATGCGCCGCGGCTGTCGCCGGCGGTGTCGAACTGCTGCTGCACGCCTCGCGGGCCGGTGACGGGGCGGGGGAGGGAGTGGGCGCGGTGGTGCTCAAACGGCTCGACCGGGCGCTCGCCGACGGGAACCGGGTGTATGCGGTGATACGGGCCACATCGAGCGGATTTCGGCCCGGGAGCCCGGCGCCGGCCGCACTCGACGCGGCAAAGAACCGGCGCCGCGACGACGACACCCCGGTGGCCGGCGACGCCGTGGCGAGACAGACGCGGGACACGATCGCACGGCGGGTCGGGCAGGCCGGGGCGGCTCTGGGGATTGCCGGGATCACCGCTGCCGTGCTGCAGGTGGGGCAGGGGGTGCTCGCGCCGGTGCGGGACGGGCAGCAGGCCGTGCCGTGGAAGCGGGAGCGCGACGAGCGGGGGCGGGAGCTGCCCCGCAGCGCCACGGTCGAGGTGGACGGCGGGGGAGGGCTCGTCGCCCGCGCGGTCGTCGAGGAGTTCCTGCCCGTGCGCGGCGTACCGGGGGCGGACGGTGCAGGCGGCCCCGAGCTCGTCCTGCTTTCCGCACCGACACCCGCCCATCTCGCCGCCACCGCCGCCCGGCTGGCCGACTGGCTGGCGAAGTCCGAGCAGGGGGAGAACGGGGCGGAACTCGCCGATGTGGCGCGGTCTTTGCGGGCCGGGAGAGCCGCCATGCCGTGCCGGATCGCGCTCCTGGCCAAGGACGTGCCTCACCTGGTCGCCGGGCTGCGGCGGTTCGCCCGGACACGGACCGGCGACGGAGAGCTGAGCGATGCCGGTCTGCGGGACGGCGGCGGAGAGCTGAGCGATGCCGGTCTGCGGGACGGCGGCGGAGAGCTGAGCCATGCCGATCTGCGGGACGGCGGGGCCGATCCGCTCAGGCTGGGCCAGGCTCCGGAGACGCGTGACTACCTGGCCGCGCTGTGGCGCAGCGGACGCCTCGAACAGCTCATGGGGCTGTGGCTGTCCGGGATCGATGTCGGCCGGGCCGCCGTGCAGGACCTGCCCCGGGCGGCGGGAGCATCACCGCCGCCGTCCGCGTTCTTGCGGCGCACGCTGTGGCTGGAACCGCCCAGGGAGCGGACCGGATGA
- a CDS encoding acyl carrier protein, protein MPQDSQTSPSAAFAGLMGELVDMLAAVLRLKAEKIDAEQTFQSLGLDSLLSVELVATVNARYGTAVKPDALFDHPTLLELARHVARERGMPGAAPAGRPGSRAPERDPGPAPAPAPQPSLSSPSSPSFGGAVLDVLREELARILCCDPWDIDTTAAFNVLGVDSILGAEFVATVNHIYRLRERAVTLYDHPNLAALAAHVTSLAPAGAAAGESAALTDAVPALGVMSLDALLDAVREERISVDQALGLLPRRS, encoded by the coding sequence ATGCCCCAAGACAGCCAGACATCCCCGAGCGCGGCGTTTGCCGGCCTCATGGGCGAACTCGTGGACATGCTCGCCGCCGTGCTGCGCCTCAAGGCCGAGAAGATCGACGCGGAGCAGACGTTCCAGTCGCTCGGGCTCGACTCGCTGCTGAGCGTCGAGCTGGTCGCCACCGTCAACGCCCGTTACGGCACGGCGGTCAAGCCCGACGCGTTGTTCGACCACCCCACGCTTCTCGAACTGGCCCGGCACGTGGCGCGCGAGCGGGGGATGCCGGGTGCGGCCCCCGCCGGCCGGCCCGGCTCCCGTGCGCCGGAGCGCGATCCGGGTCCTGCCCCCGCGCCGGCCCCCCAGCCCTCCCTGTCCTCCCCGTCCTCCCCGTCCTTCGGGGGTGCGGTCCTTGACGTGCTGCGCGAGGAACTCGCCCGCATCCTGTGCTGCGATCCCTGGGACATCGACACCACGGCCGCCTTCAACGTGCTGGGCGTGGATTCCATCCTGGGGGCGGAGTTCGTGGCGACGGTCAACCACATCTACCGATTGCGGGAGCGCGCCGTCACGCTCTACGACCATCCGAACCTGGCGGCCCTGGCCGCCCACGTCACCTCCCTGGCACCGGCCGGTGCTGCGGCCGGCGAGTCCGCGGCGCTCACCGATGCGGTTCCGGCCCTGGGGGTGATGAGCCTCGACGCTCTCCTCGACGCGGTGCGCGAGGAGAGGATCTCCGTCGACCAGGCCCTCGGCCTGCTGCCCCGGCGCTCCTGA
- a CDS encoding ScbR family autoregulator-binding transcription factor, translated as MQARSERTRRRLVRAGAQMFNRNGYASATLGQIAQAAGLTKGALYFHFASKDGLADAVQEQGHAVLADFVHSQREAGVAPVQALIDMTHWLAWMLHEDAVIRASFRITGECAGRQPPVTDFHQAWITEVLRLIGRAREAGQLRGHTFADGPETLLSAAVCGIGVLSGTGMPYPELRRRAGALWDSLLACLVPAEHAGRYDVHASALTANLLEAG; from the coding sequence ATGCAGGCCAGGTCGGAAAGGACGCGGCGCAGGCTGGTCAGGGCAGGCGCGCAGATGTTCAACCGCAACGGCTACGCCAGCGCGACACTGGGACAGATCGCGCAGGCGGCGGGTCTGACGAAGGGGGCGCTGTACTTCCATTTCGCCTCCAAGGACGGGCTCGCCGACGCCGTGCAGGAACAGGGGCACGCCGTGCTGGCCGACTTCGTGCACTCCCAGCGGGAGGCGGGCGTGGCGCCGGTGCAGGCGCTGATCGACATGACGCACTGGCTGGCCTGGATGCTCCACGAGGACGCGGTGATCCGGGCCAGCTTCCGGATCACCGGCGAATGCGCGGGACGGCAGCCGCCGGTCACCGACTTCCACCAGGCCTGGATCACCGAGGTGCTGCGGCTGATCGGCCGTGCCCGCGAGGCCGGCCAGCTGCGGGGCCACACCTTCGCGGACGGGCCGGAGACGCTGCTGTCCGCGGCGGTGTGCGGGATCGGAGTGCTCTCCGGCACCGGGATGCCCTATCCCGAACTCCGGCGCAGAGCAGGGGCGTTGTGGGACTCGCTGCTGGCGTGCCTGGTGCCGGCCGAGCATGCGGGGCGTTACGACGTGCACGCCTCGGCACTCACGGCCAATCTCCTCGAGGCGGGCTGA
- a CDS encoding AfsR/SARP family transcriptional regulator: protein MDIAVLGALDVRENGISVTPTAPKPRQVLALLALHADQVVPVAALIEELWGERPPRSARTTLQTYVLQLRELISAAVGRDPQAAPARTAKDVLVTLPGGYLLNTSGGASDVREFERLAGTGYRAVDAGDFAGAARQLRDALALWTGSALADVQSGVQLEMETRRLEETRLCALDQRIEADLRLGRHRELLGELTVLVSRYRTHENLHGQFMLALHRSGRRSEALDVYQRLRNALVRELGLEPSAGLRRMQRSILMAGPEQASGAAAAGNERFSPVG from the coding sequence ATGGATATCGCAGTACTGGGCGCACTGGACGTCAGGGAGAACGGGATCTCGGTGACCCCGACGGCACCGAAACCGCGCCAGGTCCTGGCGCTGCTCGCCCTGCACGCCGATCAGGTGGTGCCGGTCGCCGCGCTGATCGAGGAACTCTGGGGCGAGCGGCCGCCGCGCAGCGCGCGTACCACGCTCCAGACGTACGTACTGCAGCTGCGGGAACTCATCTCGGCGGCCGTCGGGCGCGACCCGCAGGCCGCCCCGGCGCGCACCGCCAAGGACGTGCTCGTCACGTTACCGGGCGGCTACCTGCTCAACACCTCGGGCGGCGCCAGCGACGTCCGCGAGTTCGAACGGCTGGCCGGTACCGGCTACCGGGCCGTGGACGCCGGCGACTTCGCGGGCGCGGCCCGCCAGCTGCGGGACGCCCTCGCGCTGTGGACCGGCTCCGCCCTGGCCGACGTACAGAGCGGCGTGCAGCTGGAGATGGAGACCAGGCGGCTGGAGGAGACCCGGCTGTGCGCGCTCGACCAGCGCATCGAGGCCGATCTGCGGCTGGGGCGCCACCGCGAACTGCTGGGCGAGCTCACCGTCCTGGTCAGCCGCTACCGCACCCACGAGAACCTGCACGGTCAGTTCATGCTGGCGCTGCACCGCTCCGGCCGGCGCAGCGAGGCCCTGGACGTCTACCAGCGGCTGCGCAACGCCCTCGTGCGCGAACTGGGCCTGGAGCCCTCCGCCGGGCTGCGCCGGATGCAGCGGTCGATCCTGATGGCGGGGCCCGAGCAGGCGTCGGGGGCCGCGGCCGCAGGCAACGAACGCTTCAGCCCCGTCGGTTGA
- a CDS encoding ScbR family autoregulator-binding transcription factor has protein sequence MVKQERAARTRQALIRSGAEVFTEEGLAHTSLSTISRRAGVSNGALHFHFESKKALLRAIESQALESVRRIAHDTLARSEGPLQALVDATYRLMSAIAGDVVVRAGFELSDDPGRGEGPTARQEWQRWVEEVLLRADEDGWLVEGVSADGAAAAVVAATVGFEVLGGEDKAWLSEEKVTGFWDLLLPRLTERHALVCASVAGSGADPAGP, from the coding sequence ATGGTCAAGCAGGAGCGTGCGGCCCGTACCCGCCAGGCTCTGATCCGTTCCGGTGCCGAAGTGTTCACGGAGGAGGGCCTGGCTCACACTTCGCTCTCGACCATCAGCCGACGGGCCGGGGTCAGCAACGGTGCGCTGCATTTCCACTTCGAGAGCAAGAAGGCGCTGCTGCGGGCCATCGAGTCACAGGCGCTGGAGAGCGTGCGGCGGATCGCGCACGACACCCTGGCGCGCAGCGAGGGCCCTCTTCAGGCGCTGGTGGACGCCACGTACCGGCTGATGAGCGCGATCGCCGGCGATGTCGTCGTCCGGGCGGGGTTCGAGCTGTCCGACGATCCCGGCCGTGGTGAGGGGCCGACGGCGCGGCAGGAATGGCAGCGCTGGGTCGAGGAGGTGCTGCTGCGGGCCGATGAGGACGGCTGGCTCGTCGAGGGGGTGTCGGCGGACGGCGCCGCGGCCGCCGTGGTGGCCGCGACGGTCGGGTTCGAGGTGCTCGGCGGCGAGGACAAGGCGTGGCTGTCGGAGGAGAAGGTCACGGGGTTCTGGGATCTGCTGCTGCCCCGGCTGACCGAGCGCCACGCCCTGGTGTGCGCGAGTGTCGCGGGGAGCGGGGCGGATCCGGCGGGACCCTGA
- a CDS encoding ScbA/BarX family gamma-butyrolactone biosynthesis protein, with the protein MFQLERTTINGAPAEGAHEAPTGPGTSRFPSFTTTVPKEFVHRAAVAEVLLTDWRRENDTRFVMAGQWPRGHSFFTPVGEGYHDPLIAAETIRQAGILLAHAEFGIPLGHHFLVSDLDVAVRLPHFRVGDAPASLDITVTCPDIKLRGNSLAGMRVAVEIRRDGHVAATGGGSLTCITPSVYRRLRSRPAGRAGHRLALMAPVAPQLVGRMSPTDVVLAPLGAADRWQLRVDTRHPVLFDHPVDHVPGMLLMEAARQATAATLECSRFVPLAMASEFKRYVELDEPCLIEARRLPRTESGDDRVLVTGHQDENVVFRSTVTASPRHDG; encoded by the coding sequence ATGTTCCAACTTGAACGTACAACGATCAACGGAGCACCGGCCGAAGGCGCCCACGAGGCGCCCACCGGGCCAGGCACATCACGCTTCCCGTCCTTCACCACGACGGTTCCCAAGGAGTTCGTCCACCGGGCCGCGGTCGCCGAGGTGCTGCTCACCGACTGGCGCCGCGAGAACGACACCCGCTTCGTCATGGCCGGGCAGTGGCCCCGGGGGCACAGCTTCTTCACTCCGGTCGGCGAGGGTTATCACGACCCGCTCATCGCGGCTGAAACAATCCGCCAGGCCGGTATCCTTCTGGCCCATGCCGAGTTCGGGATTCCCCTGGGCCACCACTTCCTCGTCTCCGACCTCGACGTCGCGGTACGGCTCCCGCACTTCAGGGTCGGTGACGCCCCGGCGTCCCTGGACATCACCGTCACGTGCCCGGACATCAAGCTCCGCGGCAACAGCCTCGCGGGAATGCGCGTGGCGGTGGAGATACGCCGTGACGGACACGTCGCCGCGACGGGCGGCGGATCCCTGACCTGCATCACGCCGTCGGTCTACCGGCGGCTGCGGTCCCGGCCTGCGGGCCGTGCCGGACACCGGCTCGCGCTCATGGCGCCCGTGGCACCGCAGCTCGTCGGCCGCATGTCGCCCACCGACGTCGTCCTGGCGCCCCTGGGAGCGGCGGACCGCTGGCAGCTGCGGGTGGACACCCGCCACCCCGTGCTCTTCGACCACCCGGTCGACCATGTGCCGGGCATGCTCCTGATGGAGGCCGCCCGCCAGGCCACCGCCGCGACGCTGGAATGCTCCCGCTTCGTCCCCCTCGCCATGGCCAGCGAATTCAAGCGCTACGTCGAACTGGACGAGCCCTGTCTGATCGAGGCCCGCCGCCTGCCAAGGACCGAATCGGGTGACGACCGCGTCCTGGTGACCGGGCACCAGGACGAAAACGTCGTGTTCCGGTCCACCGTGACCGCCTCCCCCCGGCACGACGGCTAG
- a CDS encoding SDR family oxidoreductase, producing the protein MMLVTGATGTVGREVLRLLPAGQAVRVMARDPARVGDVAGRAEVVGGDYGDPLSLERALRGVRRAFLVTNRVPGDDDARFVRAARSAGVRHVVKLSAAAVADAKADDLITRWQRVNEGLLRDSGMEWTLLRPRAFMSNCLSWAASIRSEQVVRSLYGTSACACVDPRDIAEVAVRALTGDGHAGRVHTLTGPEAISAVEQTAELGALLGRPLRFEELPLESVRALLRRRHPPAVAEALLAGAQRRRDGAKADVGSTVREVTGREARSFRDWAADHLAAFGPAAAAARPGV; encoded by the coding sequence ATGATGCTCGTGACGGGCGCCACCGGAACCGTCGGACGGGAAGTGCTGCGCCTGCTTCCCGCGGGCCAGGCGGTACGCGTCATGGCCAGGGATCCCGCACGGGTCGGCGATGTGGCCGGCCGGGCCGAGGTGGTCGGGGGGGACTATGGCGACCCGCTGTCGCTGGAGCGCGCGCTGAGAGGTGTTCGCAGGGCGTTTTTGGTCACCAACCGGGTCCCGGGTGACGATGACGCCCGTTTTGTGCGGGCTGCGCGTTCGGCGGGTGTACGGCATGTGGTGAAGCTTTCGGCTGCCGCCGTCGCGGACGCGAAGGCGGATGACCTGATCACGCGGTGGCAGCGCGTGAACGAGGGCCTGCTGCGGGACTCGGGGATGGAGTGGACCCTGCTGCGGCCGCGTGCGTTCATGTCCAACTGTCTGTCCTGGGCGGCGTCGATCCGCTCGGAGCAGGTCGTACGGTCCCTGTACGGGACGTCGGCCTGTGCGTGCGTGGATCCGCGTGACATCGCCGAGGTGGCCGTGCGTGCCCTGACCGGGGACGGGCATGCGGGGCGGGTCCACACCCTGACCGGGCCCGAGGCGATCAGCGCGGTCGAGCAGACGGCCGAGCTCGGCGCTCTGCTCGGGCGTCCGCTGCGTTTTGAGGAGCTGCCTTTGGAGTCGGTGCGTGCCCTGTTGCGCCGGCGTCATCCGCCGGCGGTCGCCGAGGCGTTGCTGGCCGGTGCGCAGCGGCGGCGGGACGGGGCCAAGGCCGATGTCGGGAGCACGGTCCGCGAGGTGACGGGCCGTGAGGCCCGTTCCTTCCGCGACTGGGCTGCGGACCATCTCGCGGCATTCGGTCCGGCGGCTGCCGCGGCCCGGCCGGGGGTGTGA
- a CDS encoding FAD-dependent monooxygenase, giving the protein MHAQVVIVGGGPVGMLVAAELGAYGVRTLVLEERAGISGRPRASTLHARALQCLVRRGYLPELVPGAGGAGGVGVEATAPFHFAGLSGLAITAPAAEPGPILKRPQAELERVFEQRARSVGARVLRGYRVAGVAQDQGGVQVVAEGPSGVVLCTAEYLVGADGARSTVREQGGVACAVYPATVSALAGLVRLSDPDALPPGWHQTPRGWIVARNDPGQGTHIRTLNCAGEDPRRHLPLTLEELRQEVSRIAGRGIAMEDPRWLSRFSDFSRLARTYRSGRILLAGDAAHVHFPIGGQGLSTGVQDALDLGWKLAFTVRGLAGEGLLDTYDQERRPAARRVIDNTRAQLSLMRPDPGLDALRSLFNTLLGPGQEGGRLGDMISAQDTVLPRHTRCPSAWEGRFLQNVGLASREGPTDVIELLRAGEGRFLLLLFGECGSRYLREAQAWADGLCPVWAEPTPAVPFDALLVRPDGYVAWAPGGGSLDAALALYLRGIPAARREPVMPGVQALG; this is encoded by the coding sequence ATGCATGCGCAGGTCGTGATCGTCGGGGGAGGGCCGGTCGGCATGCTTGTCGCTGCCGAGCTGGGCGCGTACGGGGTGCGTACTCTCGTGCTGGAGGAGCGGGCGGGGATTTCCGGGAGGCCGCGGGCGAGTACGTTGCACGCGCGGGCGTTGCAGTGTCTGGTCAGGCGGGGTTATCTGCCCGAGCTGGTGCCGGGTGCGGGTGGTGCGGGTGGTGTGGGGGTCGAGGCCACGGCGCCGTTCCACTTCGCGGGGCTGTCGGGGCTGGCGATCACCGCTCCGGCGGCCGAGCCGGGGCCGATCCTGAAGCGGCCGCAGGCCGAGCTCGAGCGTGTTTTCGAGCAGCGGGCGCGGTCTGTGGGGGCCCGGGTGCTGCGGGGGTACCGGGTGGCCGGGGTGGCCCAGGACCAAGGCGGTGTGCAGGTGGTCGCCGAGGGGCCGTCGGGGGTGGTGTTGTGCACGGCCGAGTATCTGGTGGGTGCGGACGGGGCCAGGAGCACGGTGCGTGAACAGGGGGGTGTTGCCTGTGCGGTGTATCCGGCGACGGTGTCCGCGCTGGCGGGGCTGGTGCGGCTGTCCGATCCCGATGCGCTGCCGCCGGGGTGGCACCAGACCCCGCGGGGCTGGATCGTTGCCAGGAACGATCCGGGGCAGGGCACCCATATCCGTACCCTGAACTGTGCGGGAGAGGATCCCCGGCGTCATCTCCCGCTCACCTTGGAGGAGTTGCGGCAGGAGGTCTCGCGGATCGCGGGACGCGGCATTGCGATGGAGGACCCGCGCTGGCTCAGCCGGTTCAGTGACTTCTCGCGGCTGGCCCGTACCTACCGCTCGGGCCGGATCCTGCTGGCCGGGGATGCTGCTCATGTGCACTTCCCCATCGGGGGGCAGGGGCTGAGCACCGGGGTGCAGGATGCTCTCGACCTGGGCTGGAAACTGGCGTTCACCGTGCGCGGTCTTGCGGGGGAGGGGCTGTTGGACACCTACGACCAGGAGCGGCGGCCGGCCGCCCGGCGGGTCATCGACAACACGCGGGCCCAGCTGTCCCTGATGCGGCCGGATCCCGGACTGGACGCGCTGCGCTCGCTGTTCAACACCCTTCTGGGACCGGGCCAGGAGGGCGGGCGCCTGGGCGACATGATCAGTGCCCAGGACACGGTTCTGCCGCGGCACACCCGGTGTCCGTCCGCGTGGGAGGGAAGGTTCCTGCAGAATGTGGGCCTTGCCTCGCGGGAGGGCCCGACCGATGTGATCGAGCTGTTGCGTGCCGGGGAGGGGCGTTTTTTGCTGCTGCTCTTCGGGGAGTGCGGGAGCCGGTATCTGCGCGAGGCGCAGGCCTGGGCGGACGGGCTGTGCCCGGTGTGGGCGGAGCCGACTCCGGCGGTGCCGTTCGATGCCCTGCTGGTGCGGCCTGACGGCTACGTCGCCTGGGCGCCTGGGGGTGGCAGTCTGGATGCCGCGCTGGCGCTGTATCTGCGCGGCATCCCGGCGGCCCGGCGGGAGCCGGTCATGCCGGGCGTGCAGGCGCTCGGCTGA
- a CDS encoding DUF2252 family protein produces MKRRLQNARDQSTVLPREGRHTGTVTEHRARSPPRPHPPTTPAPARRTADGGRRTADGGRRTAWNDDWRAPAPGTLPGPFERDAERLAAGIAVTARENGHKEEQEEHVFGAARAATGQYRKAARRPAPQDEPTVRHQHIDADRRCPRPARDTGARDAGARTRRPPSPGPATTPAPRPSANPPRPPTDTPATPRTGAPQTNRTATRSKSRPIPAPTRFEKQADTGPDPAREAGRCRPRKGPSTDRPGHPAPRGQPVHQQQ; encoded by the coding sequence ATGAAACGCCGGCTCCAAAATGCCCGCGACCAAAGCACCGTCCTCCCGCGAGAGGGCAGGCACACAGGGACCGTCACAGAGCACCGGGCCAGGAGCCCGCCACGACCGCACCCGCCCACCACGCCCGCACCCGCACGGCGGACGGCGGACGGCGGACGGCGGACGGCGGACGGCGGACGGCGGACGGCGTGGAACGACGACTGGCGCGCGCCCGCACCCGGGACCCTCCCCGGCCCCTTCGAGCGGGACGCCGAACGCCTCGCGGCCGGCATCGCGGTCACGGCCCGGGAGAACGGACACAAGGAGGAACAGGAGGAGCACGTCTTCGGCGCGGCACGAGCCGCCACCGGGCAGTACCGCAAGGCCGCACGACGGCCGGCCCCGCAGGACGAACCGACCGTCCGGCACCAGCACATCGACGCCGACCGCCGCTGCCCCCGGCCCGCCCGGGACACCGGCGCCCGGGACGCCGGCGCCCGCACGCGGAGGCCACCCTCACCCGGACCCGCCACCACACCAGCCCCCAGACCCTCGGCAAACCCACCGAGACCGCCGACGGACACCCCGGCCACACCCCGGACCGGCGCACCCCAAACGAACAGGACCGCCACCCGCTCGAAAAGCAGGCCGATACCGGCCCCGACCCGGTTCGAAAAGCAGGCCGATACCGGCCCCGACCCGGCTCGGGAAGCGGGCCGGTGCCGGCCCCGGAAAGGCCCGTCGACCGACCGGCCTGGACACCCTGCTCCCCGCGGCCAGCCGGTACATCAGCAGCAGTAA
- a CDS encoding ScbR family autoregulator-binding transcription factor translates to MVKQERAVRTRQVILAAAASVFEERGYQAATISEILTSAGVTKGALYFHFPSKESLAEGVLHEQDLKLPIPDRACKIQELIDIVVTHAHRLQTDPMVRAGVRLSLDQQAQGLDRSGPFLRWSQVGTELLEKAKAQGELLPHVIPHQTADVLVGSFAGIQAMSQAQCNYQDLPTRVSALLRHILPSLVIPSVLASVDLTETRGATVHTELQTLHPELQTLHPTP, encoded by the coding sequence ATGGTCAAGCAGGAACGGGCGGTCCGGACCCGGCAGGTGATCCTCGCAGCAGCAGCCAGCGTCTTCGAGGAACGCGGCTACCAGGCCGCAACCATCAGCGAGATCCTCACCAGCGCCGGCGTGACCAAGGGAGCCCTCTACTTCCACTTCCCCTCCAAGGAAAGCCTCGCCGAAGGCGTCCTGCACGAACAAGACCTCAAACTCCCCATCCCCGACCGCGCCTGCAAAATCCAGGAACTCATCGACATCGTCGTCACCCACGCCCACCGCCTCCAGACCGACCCCATGGTCCGCGCAGGCGTCCGCCTCTCCCTCGACCAGCAAGCACAAGGCCTCGACCGCAGCGGACCCTTCCTGCGCTGGAGCCAGGTCGGAACCGAACTCCTGGAAAAAGCCAAAGCCCAGGGCGAACTCCTCCCCCACGTCATCCCCCACCAGACCGCCGACGTCCTCGTCGGATCCTTCGCCGGCATCCAGGCCATGTCCCAAGCCCAATGCAACTACCAGGACCTGCCCACCAGAGTCAGCGCCCTGCTACGCCACATCCTCCCCAGCCTCGTCATCCCCTCCGTCCTCGCCTCCGTCGACCTCACCGAAACCAGAGGCGCCACCGTCCACACCGAACTCCAAACCCTCCACCCCGAACTCCAAACCCTCCACCCCACCCCCTAA
- a CDS encoding dihydrofolate reductase family protein, with the protein MSELLVDFITSLDGHASGEGWPGFWGLEGPEYLAWLGEQPKATYLMGANTYRLMSGFAAGEVPNGQDEFRPEEEASVDELTQASKVVFSSSLEEPLTWANSTLVRDDAVEAVRSMKSSGSGLLSTIGSLSLCRSLLRAGLVDRFRVVMFPVITGATGEERIYDGYPDVALEMIEHRTFDGRIQLVEYKPRVLEHPPLGVPA; encoded by the coding sequence ATGTCGGAGCTTCTCGTCGACTTCATCACCTCCCTCGACGGCCACGCATCGGGAGAGGGATGGCCCGGGTTCTGGGGCCTCGAGGGCCCGGAGTACCTCGCATGGCTCGGCGAGCAGCCCAAGGCCACCTACCTGATGGGAGCGAACACCTACCGCCTGATGTCGGGCTTCGCCGCAGGCGAGGTCCCGAATGGCCAAGACGAGTTCAGGCCCGAAGAAGAGGCGTCCGTCGACGAGCTCACGCAAGCGTCCAAGGTGGTGTTCTCCTCCTCACTCGAGGAGCCACTGACGTGGGCCAACTCCACGCTTGTCCGCGACGACGCCGTCGAGGCGGTCCGCTCCATGAAGTCGAGTGGCTCAGGGCTCCTCAGCACGATCGGCAGCCTCAGTCTGTGCCGGTCCCTGCTACGAGCCGGACTCGTCGACCGCTTCCGGGTCGTGATGTTCCCGGTGATCACCGGGGCCACGGGCGAAGAACGTATCTACGACGGCTATCCGGACGTTGCCCTCGAGATGATCGAGCACCGTACCTTCGACGGCCGCATCCAACTGGTCGAGTACAAGCCCCGCGTGCTCGAGCACCCGCCGCTCGGCGTCCCTGCGTGA